One Fusarium musae strain F31 chromosome 6, whole genome shotgun sequence DNA segment encodes these proteins:
- a CDS encoding hypothetical protein (EggNog:ENOG41~CAZy:AA3), translating into MQILPVFCSLLVSALAEDVPPQFDDGQLTGNGFGIPGINATYDYVIVGGGTAGALAAARLTEHSNATVALVEAGGFYELSNGNVSQLPFRINDWKGSGGASSWQPLIDWGYFTQPQNNGKKIHYAQGKTFGGSSARNLMMFNRPTKGAYKHWAEKVGDNAYTWENMLKFNTRTMKFSDNSQHRPPNATGLYDTAAFSEKGGPLHLTFPGYVFPVSWDAIKAFEALGFKEIPSFTAGVLQGWGWWQFSINPDTGLRDSSESSFLQQSLGRPGLTTYINTMARKILFSGQKAIGVTVDNYGQQSFNLTARKEVIVAAGLWSSPQLLMVSGIGPEETLKKFDIPVLSNLPGVGQGTHDSAAVHGPIWEIEGISTGGWKQPSKMKEAITEFNQHKKGPLTNGGVDVGAFEKIPLANLSKKAQEDLAQYPDDWPEVEFIMQMVDPPAGATGKNYAAMTIRMVGTVSRGNMTISSASNLDPPVIDPNWLRADTDKEVALYALRRARQLWEHIPSKIGKEIYPGANITSDEHLLDLTYDNLDPTHHGTASCSMGKAGDSSAVVDSKGRVFGIKNLRVIDSSTMPLTPPGHTMGPTYGNAEKLIQDILNAYHGLE; encoded by the exons ATGCAGATTCTTCCTGTTTTTTGTTCTCTTCTTGTGTCAGCACTCGCTGAAGACGTACCCCCTCAGTTTGATGATGGGCAACTTACTGGCAATGGCTTTGGTATACCTGGTATCAATGCCACATATGACTATGTGATCGTTGGCGGTGGTACAGCAGGTGCCCTTGCAGCAGCACGCCTCACTGAGCACAGTAACGCGACTGTTGCCTTGGTTGAAGCAGGAGGATTCTATGAACTGAGCAATGGTAACGTCAGCCAGTTGCCCTTTA GGATCAACGATTGGAAAGGCTCGGGGGGCGCGTCTAGCTGGCAGCCACTCATTGATTGGGGATATTTTACTCAGCCTCAAAAC AACGGCAAGAAGATTCATTATGCCCAGGGCAAAACGTTTGGCGGCAGCAGTGCTAGAAACTTGATGATGTTCAATCGCCCTACTAAAGGAGCATACAAGCATTGGGCCGAGAAAGTAGGCGATAATGCCTACACGTGGGAGAACatgctcaagttcaacacAAGAACTATGAAGTTCTCAGACAATAGCCAACACCGCCCTCCGAATGCCACGGGTCTTTATGACACCGCGGCTTTTTCAGAGAAAGGGGGTCCCCTACACCTCACCTTTCCAGGCTACGTCTTCCCAGTTTCGTGGGACGCCATCAAAGCCTTTGAAGCACTGGGTTTCAAAGAGATTCCAAGCTTCACTGCTGGTGTCTTGCAAGGTTGGGGCTGGTGGCAGTTCTCCATCAACCCTGATACTGGTCTCCGAGACTCTTCAGAGAGTTCATTTTTGCAGCAAAGCTTGGGTCGGCCTGGCTTGACAACatacatcaacaccatggccCGCAAGATTCTCTTCTCTGGCCAAAAGGCCATTGGTGTCACTGTTGATAACTATGGCCAACAATCTTTCAATCTGACCGCCCGAAAGGAAGTCATCGTTGCTGCCGGGCTCTGGAGCAGCCCTCAGTTGCTCATGGTTTCTGGCATTGGGCCCGAAGAAACCCTCAAAAAGTTCGACATCCCAGTCCTATCGAATCTACCGGGAGTCGGCCAAGGCACACATGATTCAGCTGCCGTCCATGGGCCTATCTGGGAGATTGAAGGTATTTCAACGGGCGGTTGGAAACAGCCCTCCAAGATGAAAGAAGCCATCACCGAGTTCAATCAACACAAGAAAGGACCTCTTACCAACGGCGGCGTTGATGTTGGGGCATTTGAGAAGATTCCTCTCGCAAATCTTAGCAAGAAGGCCCAAGAGGATCTCGCTCAGTATCCTGACGACTGGCCTGAGGTAGAGTTCATCATGCAGATGGTTGATCCTCCAGCTGGTGCGACTGGCAAGAACTACGCTGCCATGACCATCAGAATGGTTGGGACAGTCAGTCGTGGCAACATGACTATCTCATCTGCGAGCAACCTTGACCCTCCTGTCATTGATCCAAACTGGCTACGAGCAGATACAGATAAGGAGGTTGCTCTGTATGCCCTCCGCAGAGCCCGACAGCTTTGGGAGCATATTCCTTCCAAAATTGGTAAGGAGATATATCCTGGCGCCAACATCACCAGTGACGAACATTTGCTGGATCTCACTTACGACAACCTCGACCCGACGCATCATGGCACTGCTTCTT GCAGTATGGGCAAAGCTGGTGATTCATCAGCAGTGGTCGACTCTAAGGGTCGCGTTTTCGGCATCAAGAATTTGCGTGTTATTGATTCTTCTACCATGCCACTAACACCACCTGGACACACAATGGGTCCAACATATGGCAATGCTGAGAAATTGATACAGGATATTTTAAATGCCTACCATGGTTTAGAGTAG
- a CDS encoding hypothetical protein (EggNog:ENOG41), which translates to MGSLHIEPSPSPAFSSVRSALAQNNNKIILCETHDGTSTEIIRATVGKNGQKFDGIWYSGLCQTTYLGIPDSETLSPLQRASLLALDGELKRKTCNRSLCAAFDADSGGDIADIPALVALMNLVGVGMVVIEDKAVLAPGQKVNSLAASSASQALADPHEFAEVIRAFKEVNAKAKGGPMITARIESFCCRVSKADAEEESRSYEAAHQDALKRAKIYHEAGVDAIMIHSKSKSPHEVTRFLREYREYDSQTPLVVVPTTYSEIPKDALYEAGANVIIYANHLMRAKISAVGSISDKILAKNLDLFYNDAEIRAMIQARNYGCLLRKLRSRSVWGEESNEARMYRIVAEATASENIQATVIDLLEGKLAGCEADTRIVSVKELLKINAKQVVPVAELVTQVDVY; encoded by the coding sequence ATGGGCTCTCTTCATATTGAACCCTCACCCTCCCCTGCCTTCTCTTCTGTGCGCTCAGCACTGGcccagaacaacaacaaaatcaTCCTCTGTGAAACTCATGATGGCACCTCAACAGAGATCATCAGAGCAACCGTTGGCAAGAATGGCCAGAAGTTCGACGGCATCTGGTACAGCGGTCTCTGTcagactacctacctaggtattccAGACAGTGAGACGCTCTCCCCTCTTCAGCGGGCATCACTCCTCGCTCTTGACGGGGAGCTTAAGCGAAAAACATGCAACCGTTCCCTCTGCGCAGCTTTTGACGCAGATAGTGGTGGTGATATTGCAGACATCCCTGCCCTGGTGGCACTCATGAACCTTGTCGGCGTCGGCATGGTTGTCATCGAGGACAAGGCCGTTTTAGCCCCAGGCCAAAAGGTCAACTCGCTTGCAGCGTCATCGGCTTCACAGGCCTTGGCTGATCCTCACGAATTCGCAGAAGTAATCCGCGCTTTCAAAGAGGTGAATGCAAAGGCAAAGGGCGGTCCCATGATCACCGCCCGTATTGAATCCTTCTGCTGTCGTGTCTCCAAGGCAGATGCAGAAGAGGAAAGCAGGTCTTACGAGGCTGCGCATCAAGATGCCCTCAAGCGAGCCAAGATCTACCACGAGGCGGGTGTCGACGCTATTATGATCCACTCCAAGAGTAAATCTCCTCATGAGGTGACCCGGTTCTTGCGCGAGTACCGCGAGTACGACTCCCAGACACCTCTTGTTGTCGTTCCCACTACATACTCGGAGATACCCAAGGATGCTCTGTACGAAGCAGGCGCCAACGTTATCATCTATGCCAACCACCTGATGCGCGCCAAGATCAGCGCCGTCGGCTCTATCTCTGACAAGATCCTAGCCAAGAACCTGGACCTGTTCTACAACGACGCCGAGATACGAGCAATGATTCAGGCGCGTAACTACGGCTGCCTTCTCAGAAAGCTTCGGAGCCGTAGTGTCTGGGGTGAGGAGAGCAATGAGGCCAGGATGTACAGGATTGTTGCGGAAGCGACAGCCTCGGAGAACATTCAGGCTACTGTGATCGACTTGCTAGAGGGGAAGCTGGCCGGGTGCGAGGCAGACACACGCATTGTCAGCGTCAAggaacttctcaagatcaacgcGAAGCAGGTGGTTCCTGTTGCGGAGCTTGTCACCCAGGTAGATGTTTACTAG
- a CDS encoding hypothetical protein (EggNog:ENOG41), producing the protein MGVLYTEALAELSFGSVFALLGISLVPYLYYLSKGDWVFHLAKLHERYGPAVRFTPKDVSFITAEASKKIYGHKAAGQKSFEKDFRMYRQNRPCSSIVRSDQEDHRRMRRLLAHAFSSKALRGQGDVVDHYVEMFMKGLTERAQRGEEIDIVAWYNFASFDLIAHLALGQPFGCLENGKYHPWVSRVFKGLKVLSYTQIYVRLGLQNWISWLSPPSLRKSYEEHMQFAEHAALARIESNDTESQDFMSYVLRHNDEKGMSQLEIIENSGVMIIAGSETTATLLSGTTYFLLKNPDKLEKLTNEIRSAFSSEEEITVTQVDQLKYMLAVFNEGFRMYPPVAIGLSRLSPTGGEFIDGYWIPENTAVSMPHWPAYYSELNFRDPKKFVPERWLDDPRYASDNRAILSPFSLGPRDCIGKNLAYTEMRLLLARMLWKFDLEAVPTEKNWYDQKIFFLWEKGALPIKLKEVVREKV; encoded by the exons ATGGGTGTACTGTATACAGAAGCACTGGCTGAGCTTAGCTTTGGCTCTGTGTTTGCTCTTTTAGGCATTTCTCTG GTTCCATATCTCTACTACCTCAGCAAAGGCGATTGGGTCTTCCACCTCGCAAAGCTGCATGAACGATATGGGCCAGCTGTCAGATTCACGCCTAAAGATGTCTCCTTCATCACTGCGGAAGCTTCTAAGAAGATCTACGGCCACAAAGCAGCAGGCCAAAAGTCATTTGAGAAAGACTTTCGTATGTATCGTCAAAACCGCCCTTGCTCAAGCATCGTTCGTTCCGACCAGGAAGACCACAGACGTATGCGCCGCCTACTCGCGCATGCCTTTTCGTCAAAGGCACTTCGCGGTCAAGGCGATGTTGTGGATCACTACGTCGAAATGTTCATGAAAGGCCTCACGGAGCGGGCACAGCGAGGAGAGGAAATCGACATTGTAGCTTGGTACAACTTTGCCTCGTTCGATCTCATTGCCCATCTCGCCCTTGGTCAGCCATTCGGATGTCTTGAGAATGGAAAGTATCATCCCTGGGTCAGCAGAGTCTTCAAGGGCCTCAAGGTTCTTTCCTATACTCAGATCTACGTGCGCCTTGGACTTCAGAATTGGATTTCTTGGCTGAGTCCACcaagcttgaggaagagctATGAAGAGCACATGCAGTTTGCAGAGCATGCGGCTCTTGCCCGCATTGAGTCCAATGATACAGAGAGCCAAGACTTTATGTCATATGTCCTTCGTCATAACGATGAGAAGGGCATGTCGCAGCTTGAGATCATCGAGAACTCGGGCGTGATGATTATCGCTGGTAGCGAGACAACAGCTACCCTTCTCAGTGGAACCACCTATTTCCTTCTCAAGAATCctgacaagcttgagaagttgaCTAATGAGATACGTTCTGCCTTCAGCTCTGAGGAAGAGATCACAGTTACTCAGGTTGATCAACTGAAGTATATGTTGGCCGTCTTCAACGAGGGCTTTCGCATGT ACCCGCCAGTGGCTATTGGACTTTCAAGACTTTCCCCAACCGGTGGCGAGTTCATCGATGGCTACTGGATTCCTGAAAAC ACTGCGGTTTCGATGCCTCATTGGCCTGCATATTACTCAGAGCTGAACTTCAGAGACCCCAAGAAGTTTGTTCCAGAACGCTGGCTGGATGACCCTCGATATGCGAGTGACAACCGGGCTATCTTATCGCCATTCTCCCTAGGACCTCGTGATTGCATTGGCAAGAA TCTGGCGTATACCGAGATGCGACTCTTGTTGGCTCGTATGCTCTGGAAGTTTGACCTCGAGGCTGTACCGACTGAAAAGAACTGGTACGATCAGAAGATCTTCTTCCTATGGGAGAAGGGCGCACTGCCTATCAAACTCAAAGAGGTTGTTCGCGAGAAAGTGTGA
- a CDS encoding hypothetical protein (CAZy:GH31) — MSRLQGDKYQEGSQSGNDIRDLVLEVQYQTKERLNVKIFPKYLSEQNRTQYILPDSLVFEPGRDEKTTISNSDLRFEFTEVLFSTYGHVIVFEDQFVELVTSMEPDYNVYGLAENIHDFHLGQNFTQTFWTNDAGIEHGNPIDGNIYGVHPFYQESRYHKGSNTTSHGVYARNAHGQEWLLRPETLTYRTIGGSVDLYFLSGQNKQGGSTAVETMRQYHTGCVGLPAMQMFWTLGFHQCRLGYDTLDKIEAVVENYRAADIPLEAIWSDFDMFDGFRSFANNPVTFPPNRMAEWVNWLHENEQYYVPLVWANIYRPNPDDPKDTYGPYERGAKLKAFIRDPESGDFYTGNNWPGFVVWGDFMLPETHKWWAEELKIWYDSVPYDGMLSDLTEPASYCVGPCGNSRLDMNPVHVPFLIPGEKLRMFYEYPDGFSVTNHSEFERAKELAANQSAEVEAAHVFQDPATSTLGRTEPTPGVRNLTYPPYVLNNLQPGHSIRRMTISPDATHNDELNTTEYQLHNLFGNQISNATYHGLLELFPGRRPFNIARGNFAGIGRYATRWGGDNSSKWGSMFLSISHALTHMMAGIPMFGVDICGYSHNASFDLCARWMSLGAFMPFYRNHNMGGTISQEAFVWSSVAEASRRAIAIRYSLLNYIYTLFHYANTQGDLVMRALAWEFPNDETLKATYSQFLLGASLLVTPVLTPNSNKVRGVFPGIGEGTRWYDWYTLSEVHAKPQENVTLDAPLEHINLHIRGGTVFTLQKPGNTTAATRRNPFSLILALDDNEYAEGSVYFDDGVSLEPEATKTVAYTFREGILRAETTGDYEVKPPLVNITVTGLRKAPKSVEFHADKGNQKGLLPKLVYNNGTAYVTELEQFTRDGGFGHDFEVSFKY; from the exons ATGTCCAGGCTACAAGGCGACAAATATCAAGAGGGATCTCAAAG TGGTAACGACATTCGTGACCTGGTACTCGAGGTTCAGTATCAGACAAAGGAGAGACTGAATGTCAAGATATTCCCCAAGTATCTGTctgaacagaacagaactcAGTATATCCTACCGGACTCACTTGTATTCGAGCCAGggagagatgagaagacGACAATCTCAAATAGTGATCTCAGATTCGAGTTTAC AGAGGTCCTGTTCTCAACGTACGGCCATGTCATCGTATTTGAGGACCAATTCGTTGAACTGGTAACTAGCATGGAGCCCGACTACAATGTCTATGGACTAG CTGAGAACATCCATGATTTCCATCTGGGGCAGAACTTCACTCAGACCTTCTGGACCAATGACGCTGGCATAGAGCACGGGAACCCTATAGATGGAAACATCTATGGTGTCCATCCCTTCTACCAGGAGAGTCGATACCACAAAGGTAGCAACACCACTTCTCACGGTGTATATGCCCGAAACGCTCATGGCCAAGAATGGCTTCTGAGACCAGAGACTTTGACATACCGCACCATCGGTGGAAGTGTTGACCTCTACTTCCTCAGTGGCCAGAACAAGCAAGGCGGGTCTACTGCTGTTGAAACTATGCGCCAGTATCACACTGGTTGCGTCGGCTTACCTGCCATGCAAATGTTTTGGACACTGGGCTTTCACCAATGTCGATTGGGATATGATACCCTCGACAAGATcgaagctgttgttgagaacTACAGAGCCGCTGATATTCCTCTTGAGGCTATTTGGTCAGACTTTGACATGTTTGATGGTTTCCGCAGCTTCGCCAACAACCCTGTCACTTTCCCGCCTAATCGTATGGCAGAGTGGGTAAATTGGCTTCATGAGAACGAGCAGTACTACGTTCCGCTGGTATGGGCCAACATATACCGTCCGAATCCTGATGATCCAAAGGATACTTATGGTCCCTATGAACGCGGCGCCAAGCTAAAAGCATTTATCAGAGATCCAGAGTCAGGTGACTTCTACACGGGCAACAACTGGCCTGGGTTTGTTGTTTGGGGAGACTTCATGCTACCTGAGACACACAAATGGTGGGctgaagagctcaagataTGGTATGATAGCGTACCTTATGATGGAATGCTCTCTGATCTTACAGAGCCCGCTTCGTACTGCGTGGGCCCCTGCGGCAATAGTCGCCTGGATATGAACCCCGTTCACGTTCCCTTCCTGATCCCAGGGGAGAAGCTCAGGATGTTTTATGAGTATCCAGATGGCTTTAGTGTGACTAATCACTCCGAGTTTGAAAGAGCAAAAGAGCTTGCAGCCAATCAATCAGCGGAGGTCGAGGCTGCCCACGTCTTCCAAGACCCTGCCACTAGCACCCTAGGACGTACGGAGCCAACTCCAGGTGTCAGGAACCTTACATATCCACCTTATGTTCTCAACAA CCTGCAACCAGGCCACTCCATCAGGAGAATGACCATCTCTCCAGATGCAACTCACAACGACGAGTTGAACACCACGGAATACCAGTTACATAATTTGTTTGGAAATCAAATCTCCAATGCGACTTACCACGGTCTGCTTGAACTGTTCCCTGGTCGCCGTCCATTCAACATCGCCCGTGGCAACTTTGCTGGCATCGGCCGATACGCTACGAGATGGGGCGGTGATAACTCATCAAAATGGGGTAGTATGTTCTTATCCATTTCGCATGCTCTGACGCACATGATGGCTGGCATTCCAATGTTTGGAGTTGACATCTGCGGCTACTCCCATAACGCCAGTTTTGACCTTTGTGCTCGATGGATGTCTCTGGGAGCCTTCATGCCCTTCTATCGTAATCATAACATGGGCGGTACTATATCCCAAGAAGCGTTTGTATGGTCATCTGTTGCTGAGGCTTCGCGTCGAGCTATAGCGATAAGATATAGCCTCCTCAACTACATCTACACCTTGTTTCACTACGCCAATACCCAAGGCGACCTTGTCATGCGGGCTTTGGCATGGGAGTTCCCAAATGACGAGACACTCAAGGCTACCTATTCTCAGTTCTTGCTGGGCGCATCCCTTCTGGTGACACCAGTGCTGACACCAAACTCCAACAAAGTCAGAGGTGTGTTTCCTGGGATTGGAGAGGGAACACGTTGGTATGATTGGTACACACTGAGTGAAGTCCATGCCAAACCTCAAGAGAACGTCACTCTTGATGCGCCTTTGGAACATATCAACCTCCACATCAGAGGCGGCACGGTATTCACATTGCAAAAACCCGGAAATACAACTGCAGCGACAAGAAGGAACCCGTTCTCACTTATCTTGGCCCTAGACGATAATGAGTACGCTGAAGGAAGCGTGTATTTTGACGACGGTGTCAGCCTCGAGCCAGAAGCCACCAAGACTGTCGCA TACACTTTCAGGGAGGGGATTCTGAGAGCGGAAACCACTGGTGACTACGAAGTCAAGCCTCCTCTTGTGAACATAACTGTTACTGGTCTCCGTAAGGCACCCAAGAGCGTGGAGTTCCATGCTGATAAAGGAAACCAAAAAGGGCTGTTGCCCAAGCTTGTATACAATAATGGCACGGCATATGTGACGGAACTGGAACAGTTTACACGGGATGGTGGCTTTGGACATGACTTTGAGGTCAGTTTCAAGTATTAA